The following nucleotide sequence is from Dichotomicrobium thermohalophilum.
GCTGGCGCCGCGAGCGTTCGCTGTGCCCTCCGCCGTGGGAGCGCCAGCCGCTCAGCCCTTCCTTACATGAAAGCGTCAACACGGGCGCGGCCGCGCAGCCGCGTCTTTCGGAAAACCGCCCGTCGTTGCGAATTGGCTAGGGTTATATCGCCCGTGTCGGGGCAAGACAACGGACAATTTCGGCCACCGGTCCCGTCCCGATCGGCTTAACGCGAGGACGAGGGACGCCGGATTGGGCGCATCAGGAAAGCCGGCACCTGATCGCTCATGCCGAATGCGGTGCTTTCGCTGGCGTCGGCCTCGACCAGCTCGCGCTTGCGCGACGCCTTGCGACGCGATGGCTCGGCCTTCTCTTCACCGTTGGACGGAGCGGGCGCGCCGTATTCGGGTGTCGCCAGGGCCGGCTCGGCCTGTTCCTGCTGCTGCCGGCGACGTCCGCCGCGACGGCCTCGACGGCGGCCAGAACCGGCCTGATCCGCTTCGCCCTCGGTTTTGGCTTTCCCTCTGCTTTCGCCTCTGTCCTCCGCCTTGGCATTTTCCGCGGCCTTGGGCTTCTCTTCGGCCGTTGGCTTGTCCTCGGCCTGTGGCTTGTCTTCAGCGCCGGCGGATTTGCGACCGCCGCGCTTCCGCCCGCCGCGCTTGCGGCGCTTGCCTTCTTCGGCCTCGGAGTCGGCCTCCGGCTTCTCGCCCATCCATTCGATCTCGCCGCCAAGCAGCTTCTCGATGTCCTTGACTGCCGGGATTTCCTTCTGGGTCACCAGCATGGCGGCGAACCCCTCGCGCCCGGCGCGGCCCGTGCGGCCGATGCGGTGAATGTAATCTTCCGCGTGGGTCGGAACATCGTAGTTGAAGACGTGGCTCACTTCCGGGATGTCCAGCCCGCGCGCGGCCACATCACTGGCGACGAGCAGTTTGATGTCGCCGTTGCGGAACGACTCCAGGGTCTGCATCCGCGTCCGCTGATCCATGTCCCCGTGCAACTCGCCGGCATTGAACCCATGCTTCTTAAGAGAGCGGTAGACGATGCCGACATCGCGCTTGCGGTTGCAGAAGATGATCGCGTTCTTGACGTCCTGCTCCCGGATCAGGTCGCGCAGCGCCGCGCGCTTGGCCTTGGCTTCCGGGTCGGTTGCCTTGAGGCGCTGCTCGATGGTCGGCGCGGCGGTGGCCTGCCGGTCGACACTGACACGCTCCGGCGCATTCAGGAACTTGTGGGTGAGCTTCTCGATCTCCGGCGGCATGGTGGCGGAGAAGAACAGCGTCTGCCGCGCCGGCGACAGGAGTCCGCAAATCCGCTCGATGTCCGGGATGAAGCCCATATCGAGCATACGGTCCGCCTCGTCGATGACGAAGACGTCAACGGCGGTCAACAGCAGCTTGCCGCGCTCGAAATGGTCGAGCAGCCGGCCCGGCGTCGCGATGAGCACGTCCGCGCCGCGGTCCAGTTTGCGGTATTGCTCCTCGAACGAAACGCCGCCGATCAGCAGCGCCACCGTCAGCTTGTGCTTGCCGCCAAGCTCCTCGAAGCTTTGGGCGACCTGTGCCGCCAGTTCGCGCGTGGGCTCAAGAATGAGCGAGCGCGGCATACGCGCCCGTGCCCGGCCGCGTTCCAGCCGGGTCAGCATCGGCAGCACGAAGGACGCCGTCTTGCCGGTGCCCGTCTGGGCGATGCCGACGACGTCGCGGCCTTCCACTGCGATCGGGATAGCTTTGGCCTGAATCGGGGTCGGTTCCTGGTAGCCCGCCTGCTGGACGGCCGCCAGAACCTTGTCACTCAAGCCGAGATCGGTAAATTTCATATTCTGTACTGAGGGCGGCCCTTGAGTGGCCTGCTCCATGGACTCTTCGTTCCTGCGATCGTCATGCATGCATTAATGACAGCGGACGATAACGCGCTTGCATGCGAAGTCAAAGCGAACCGACTCGCGCCTGTGCCTATTTCTTGGGCGCTGGGGCTGTATCAACACGCTTTGTCATTCGCGTTACCCGACACATGGCGCAATCACGCGGATATGCAAGGGTT
It contains:
- a CDS encoding DEAD/DEAH box helicase codes for the protein MEQATQGPPSVQNMKFTDLGLSDKVLAAVQQAGYQEPTPIQAKAIPIAVEGRDVVGIAQTGTGKTASFVLPMLTRLERGRARARMPRSLILEPTRELAAQVAQSFEELGGKHKLTVALLIGGVSFEEQYRKLDRGADVLIATPGRLLDHFERGKLLLTAVDVFVIDEADRMLDMGFIPDIERICGLLSPARQTLFFSATMPPEIEKLTHKFLNAPERVSVDRQATAAPTIEQRLKATDPEAKAKRAALRDLIREQDVKNAIIFCNRKRDVGIVYRSLKKHGFNAGELHGDMDQRTRMQTLESFRNGDIKLLVASDVAARGLDIPEVSHVFNYDVPTHAEDYIHRIGRTGRAGREGFAAMLVTQKEIPAVKDIEKLLGGEIEWMGEKPEADSEAEEGKRRKRGGRKRGGRKSAGAEDKPQAEDKPTAEEKPKAAENAKAEDRGESRGKAKTEGEADQAGSGRRRGRRGGRRRQQQEQAEPALATPEYGAPAPSNGEEKAEPSRRKASRKRELVEADASESTAFGMSDQVPAFLMRPIRRPSSSR